One Ignavibacteriota bacterium DNA segment encodes these proteins:
- a CDS encoding S9 family peptidase, which translates to MSKTELGTQSVVHYASRDGVPLEGLLITPVGYEKGKKYPLIVVVHGGPEYHWSNSWLTSYGEPGQVFAGKGYAVFYPNYRSGTGYGVEFAASGLGDPAGREFDDIADGIDHLASEGIADRERVGLGGGSYGGYAAAWFATYYTRYVRAVVMFVGVSDLISRNSTTDIAYEELFVHSGKPLEEMWDLALKRSPVFWAKQSSTATLICGGADDPRVPPTQSVELFRRMKMNDHPAVRLIQYPGEQHGNARQPGRRDVLFRTLDWYDWYVRDAKPFGGGMPPLDISEKYGLEGLPAEGTAGH; encoded by the coding sequence TTGAGCAAGACCGAACTCGGGACACAATCGGTAGTTCACTATGCGTCGCGCGACGGTGTGCCGCTGGAAGGCCTGCTCATCACGCCCGTGGGATACGAGAAAGGGAAAAAGTACCCTCTCATCGTCGTGGTCCATGGCGGGCCGGAGTATCACTGGTCGAATTCGTGGCTCACGTCGTATGGCGAACCGGGACAGGTCTTCGCAGGGAAAGGCTACGCGGTCTTCTACCCGAATTACCGGTCGGGCACGGGCTACGGCGTGGAGTTCGCAGCTTCGGGGCTCGGCGACCCGGCGGGACGTGAGTTCGACGACATCGCGGACGGTATCGACCATCTTGCGTCGGAGGGGATCGCCGACCGTGAACGGGTCGGGCTCGGCGGAGGGTCGTATGGCGGTTACGCCGCCGCATGGTTCGCGACCTACTACACACGCTACGTCCGCGCGGTGGTGATGTTCGTCGGGGTCAGCGACCTGATCAGCCGCAACAGCACAACGGACATCGCCTATGAAGAACTATTCGTGCACTCCGGAAAGCCTCTGGAAGAGATGTGGGACCTGGCGCTGAAACGGAGTCCGGTGTTCTGGGCAAAGCAGAGTTCAACGGCAACGCTGATCTGCGGGGGGGCCGACGACCCGCGCGTTCCCCCGACACAAAGCGTGGAACTCTTCCGGCGGATGAAGATGAACGATCATCCTGCAGTGCGGCTCATCCAGTACCCCGGCGAGCAGCATGGCAACGCACGTCAACCGGGACGCCGGGATGTCTTGTTCCGGACGCTCGACTGGTATGATTGGTACGTGAGGGACGCGAAGCCCTTCGGTGGAGGGATGCCGCCGCTGGACATCTCGGAGAAGTATGGCCTCGAAGGCTTGCCGGCGGAAGGAACCGCCGGGCATTGA
- a CDS encoding MOSC N-terminal beta barrel domain-containing protein, with protein sequence MTLAAILVYPIKSLDPVRVPSARITEGGILEFDRVWALRGSDGRAVRGKNCEAIHQVRARFILPGNYVTLTWAWEKDEYTFRLGEEDEAIAGWFERRLGQPVRLAADPVKGFPDDTDAYGPTVISDATLDTVAGWFPGISRDEVLRRFRPNLIVTDVPPFWEDMLYAATGSVRFRIGDVEMNGQNPCARCVVPTREPLSGDPYPDFMKTFIERRRETLPPWAAPSRFDHFYRLSVNTTIGMGEAGKNLRVGDAVAIM encoded by the coding sequence ATGACACTCGCTGCGATCCTCGTGTATCCGATCAAGTCGCTGGACCCGGTCAGGGTCCCATCGGCGCGTATCACCGAAGGCGGGATCCTGGAGTTCGATCGGGTGTGGGCGCTGCGAGGGTCGGATGGGCGAGCCGTGCGCGGGAAGAACTGCGAAGCCATCCATCAGGTCCGTGCGCGGTTCATACTCCCGGGCAATTATGTTACGTTGACGTGGGCCTGGGAGAAGGACGAGTACACGTTCCGGCTCGGCGAAGAGGATGAGGCGATCGCAGGGTGGTTCGAACGCCGCCTCGGGCAACCGGTTCGTCTTGCGGCCGATCCCGTGAAGGGGTTTCCCGATGACACCGACGCCTATGGGCCGACGGTCATCAGTGATGCCACGCTCGATACGGTTGCCGGCTGGTTCCCGGGGATATCCCGGGATGAGGTCCTCCGGCGGTTCAGGCCGAACCTCATTGTCACCGATGTGCCGCCGTTCTGGGAGGACATGCTGTATGCCGCAACGGGGAGCGTCCGGTTCCGGATCGGAGATGTGGAGATGAACGGACAGAATCCGTGTGCGCGCTGCGTGGTTCCGACACGTGAACCGTTGAGCGGCGACCCATATCCGGATTTCATGAAGACCTTCATCGAGCGGCGGCGGGAAACACTTCCTCCCTGGGCCGCACCGTCCCGGTTCGATCACTTCTACCGGCTGTCAGTGAATACGACCATCGGCATGGGCGAGGCAGGCAAGAACCTGCGTGTGGGAGATGCGGTCGCGATCATGTGA
- a CDS encoding BrxA/BrxB family bacilliredoxin, with protein sequence MRYDPQMIQPYRDELTRLGFKELKTVEEVDRSLLEGKGTNLLVINSVCGCAAGKARPAIGLALQKAAARPNVLSTVFAGGDIESTARVREHLGQIPPSSPSMALWKDGKLVEFIPRYLIESRDAGTIAAHLTQMFEEHCGQPAPAGK encoded by the coding sequence ATGCGCTACGATCCACAAATGATCCAGCCGTACCGGGACGAACTCACACGCCTCGGGTTCAAAGAACTCAAGACCGTTGAGGAGGTCGACCGGTCCCTCCTCGAAGGAAAGGGGACCAACCTCCTCGTGATCAATTCGGTGTGCGGGTGCGCGGCCGGCAAGGCACGTCCCGCCATCGGCCTTGCACTGCAGAAAGCTGCTGCCCGTCCGAATGTACTAAGCACGGTGTTCGCCGGGGGTGACATCGAGTCCACCGCACGTGTGCGCGAACACCTCGGCCAGATCCCGCCGTCCTCCCCGTCGATGGCACTCTGGAAAGACGGAAAACTTGTCGAATTCATCCCCCGCTATCTCATCGAAAGCCGTGACGCCGGTACGATCGCCGCGCATTTGACGCAGATGTTCGAAGAGCACTGCGGACAACCTGCACCGGCAGGGAAGTGA
- a CDS encoding ATP-dependent Clp protease adaptor ClpS, with translation MTTKPLGLEQSDEDVATQDPAKVVLFNDNVHTFEEVITQLIKATRCSQEKAEGLAWEVHTRGKAIVFSGEMMRCVQVSGILEEIQLMTQIEV, from the coding sequence ATGACCACCAAACCACTTGGACTCGAGCAGTCGGACGAGGACGTCGCCACACAGGATCCTGCAAAGGTCGTCCTGTTCAACGACAATGTCCATACGTTCGAAGAAGTGATCACCCAGCTCATCAAGGCAACGCGCTGCTCGCAGGAAAAGGCGGAAGGCCTTGCGTGGGAGGTCCATACCCGGGGCAAAGCCATAGTGTTTTCGGGCGAGATGATGCGCTGCGTGCAGGTCAGCGGCATCCTTGAAGAGATCCAACTGATGACCCAGATCGAGGTATGA
- the alaS gene encoding alanine--tRNA ligase, producing MMKADEIRQSFLDFFARHDHRIVPSAPVIPHGDPTLLFTNAGMNQFKDVFLATGKRDYVRAADTQKCIRVSGKHNDLEEVGRDTYHHTFFEMLGNWSFGDYYKKEAIGWAWELLTKEWGLDKSRLYATIYETDDEAGKLWAKVTDIDPKHIITFGKKDNFWEMGETGPCGPCSEIHIDLTADKSGGALVNAGDPRVMEIWNLVFIQNNRTPSGELENLPAKHVDTGMGFERVSAVLQGKSSNYDTDVFMPIINAISEATGRPYTAPADQVAMRVIADHIRMLSFAIADGAIPGNDGRGYVLRRILRRAARFARNLGMKDPCIYGITDTVANTMGHVFPELIEKREHIKRTIKAEEESFLVTLDRGIQIFESVVERIGPSTVFPGDDAFKLYDTFGFPLDLTQLMAEERGLKVDSAEFTGRMEEQRTRARDAGKVESQGVATALIREIADLPPTEFVGYGTTETPAHLGRILSGKYIYLDRTPFYVESGGQVDDSGVIEGDGFTAEVVDALRLDRKIIHEVRFVKGSPEAVREGTVTARVDAARRNDIRRNHSATHLLHEALRRVLGEHVHQQGSLVAPERLRFDFPHFGKITPNEIRAIEDMVNGKIADAIAVRTGVDMPIEEARKIPHVKMFFGDKYGDTVRVVTIDESFSVEFCGGTHVASTADIGLFKIIAESSIASGVRRIEAVTGIGLRQYIDEQIRKAAGLDERIAHLIEEQQELEKSLPGAGTGKTKFVRPSLGSLTLPSGMVDQKTVDAVEQGLHDRQSALDALTESAADLKKELSRSRVAGAAGAIDALIAQATTVNGVTVVTGQVGAPSMDELKNIGDTLRSKLRSGVGLLAAVHEDKVSLVCVVTDDLVAAKKIAAGAVVGAVAKLLGGGGGGRPHMATAGGKDAAKLPEALAQIPSIIATLTKA from the coding sequence ATGATGAAAGCCGACGAGATCCGCCAGAGTTTCCTTGATTTCTTTGCACGCCACGACCACCGGATCGTTCCCAGCGCACCGGTGATCCCTCACGGCGACCCCACCCTGCTCTTCACCAATGCAGGCATGAACCAGTTCAAGGACGTCTTCCTTGCCACCGGCAAGAGGGACTATGTCCGTGCCGCGGACACGCAGAAGTGCATCCGCGTGAGCGGGAAGCACAATGACCTCGAAGAGGTCGGCCGCGACACCTATCATCATACCTTCTTCGAGATGCTGGGCAACTGGTCGTTCGGCGACTACTACAAGAAGGAAGCGATCGGCTGGGCATGGGAACTCCTGACGAAGGAGTGGGGACTCGACAAGTCGCGCCTGTATGCGACGATCTACGAGACCGACGACGAGGCCGGCAAGCTCTGGGCAAAGGTCACGGATATCGACCCGAAGCATATCATCACGTTCGGCAAGAAGGACAACTTCTGGGAGATGGGCGAGACCGGGCCGTGTGGCCCGTGCTCGGAGATCCACATCGACCTCACCGCGGACAAGTCGGGCGGCGCCCTGGTGAACGCCGGCGACCCGCGCGTGATGGAGATCTGGAACCTCGTGTTCATCCAGAACAACCGTACACCCTCCGGAGAACTCGAGAACCTCCCGGCAAAGCACGTCGACACCGGCATGGGCTTCGAGCGGGTGTCCGCCGTGCTCCAGGGGAAATCGTCGAACTACGACACCGACGTGTTCATGCCGATCATCAACGCGATCAGCGAAGCGACGGGGCGTCCGTACACCGCACCGGCGGACCAGGTGGCGATGCGCGTGATCGCGGACCACATCCGCATGCTCAGCTTCGCCATCGCCGATGGCGCGATCCCCGGCAACGACGGCCGCGGCTACGTCCTCCGCCGCATCCTGCGCCGCGCCGCACGATTCGCGCGCAACCTGGGCATGAAGGACCCCTGCATCTACGGGATCACCGACACGGTCGCGAACACCATGGGCCATGTGTTCCCCGAACTCATCGAGAAGCGCGAGCACATCAAGCGCACGATCAAAGCAGAGGAAGAGAGCTTCCTCGTCACCCTGGACCGTGGCATTCAGATCTTCGAATCGGTCGTCGAGCGGATCGGACCCTCCACCGTCTTCCCGGGCGATGATGCCTTCAAGCTGTACGACACCTTCGGCTTCCCTCTCGACCTCACCCAGCTGATGGCGGAGGAGCGTGGCCTGAAGGTGGACAGCGCCGAATTCACCGGACGGATGGAAGAGCAGCGCACGCGCGCCCGCGACGCCGGCAAGGTGGAGTCGCAGGGCGTGGCAACCGCACTCATCCGCGAGATCGCGGACCTCCCGCCCACGGAATTCGTCGGCTATGGAACCACCGAGACCCCCGCACACCTCGGAAGGATACTCAGCGGCAAGTACATCTACCTCGACCGCACGCCCTTCTATGTCGAATCGGGCGGGCAGGTGGATGATAGCGGTGTCATCGAAGGCGACGGCTTCACGGCGGAGGTCGTGGATGCCCTCCGGCTCGATCGCAAGATCATCCATGAGGTACGGTTCGTGAAGGGCTCGCCCGAGGCGGTCCGCGAAGGGACGGTCACGGCGCGCGTGGATGCGGCGCGGCGCAACGACATCCGCCGCAACCATTCCGCGACGCACCTGCTGCACGAAGCGCTCCGCCGCGTGCTCGGCGAGCACGTGCACCAGCAGGGATCGCTCGTGGCACCGGAACGGCTGCGGTTCGACTTCCCCCATTTCGGCAAGATCACTCCCAACGAGATCCGTGCGATCGAGGATATGGTGAACGGCAAGATCGCCGACGCCATCGCCGTCCGAACGGGTGTCGACATGCCGATCGAAGAAGCACGCAAGATCCCGCACGTGAAGATGTTCTTCGGCGATAAATACGGCGATACGGTACGCGTGGTCACGATCGACGAGTCATTCAGTGTCGAGTTCTGCGGCGGCACCCACGTGGCGTCCACGGCGGATATCGGCCTCTTCAAGATCATTGCCGAATCCAGCATCGCCAGCGGCGTGCGGCGTATCGAAGCCGTGACAGGCATCGGGCTGCGGCAGTACATCGACGAGCAGATCCGCAAGGCGGCGGGACTCGACGAGCGCATCGCGCACCTTATCGAAGAACAGCAGGAGCTGGAAAAGAGCCTTCCCGGTGCCGGCACGGGGAAGACAAAGTTCGTGCGCCCGTCCCTGGGCTCCCTCACCCTCCCGTCAGGCATGGTCGACCAGAAGACGGTCGATGCCGTTGAACAGGGCCTCCATGACCGTCAGTCGGCACTCGACGCGCTCACGGAGTCGGCCGCGGACCTCAAGAAGGAACTCAGCCGATCCCGCGTTGCCGGGGCGGCCGGTGCCATCGACGCGCTCATCGCACAGGCCACGACCGTCAACGGGGTCACCGTCGTCACCGGGCAGGTGGGTGCGCCGTCCATGGATGAACTCAAGAATATCGGTGATACGCTGCGGAGCAAACTCCGCAGCGGCGTGGGCCTCCTCGCGGCGGTCCATGAGGACAAAGTGTCCCTCGTCTGCGTCGTCACGGATGACCTGGTGGCCGCTAAGAAGATCGCCGCCGGTGCGGTGGTCGGGGCGGTCGCCAAACTCCTCGGCGGTGGCGGTGGCGGGCGCCCCCATATGGCCACCGCGGGCGGTAAAGACGCGGCAAAACTGCCCGAGGCACTGGCGCAGATCCCATCCATCATTGCGACACTCACGAAAGCCTGA
- a CDS encoding D-sedoheptulose 7-phosphate isomerase, which translates to MAHLPLTILARQAYIEDELKASAETKRLIAEKCSDVIVKAVDVLIRTLNQGGKILLCGNGGSAADAQHLAAELVIRMDPKLKRPAIPAVSLSTDSSILTAGANDIGYDNVFARSVEALGRKGDVLVVISTSGNSESVNRALAQARSAGMATIGLLGKDGGKTRELVDVAIIVPSQDTQRIQEGHITIGHILCSLLEREMYS; encoded by the coding sequence ATGGCACATCTCCCCCTCACGATACTTGCACGGCAGGCCTACATCGAGGACGAACTCAAGGCCAGTGCCGAAACGAAACGGCTGATCGCAGAGAAATGCAGTGATGTGATCGTGAAAGCCGTCGACGTGCTGATCCGTACGTTGAACCAGGGCGGAAAGATCCTGCTCTGTGGCAACGGCGGCAGCGCAGCGGATGCCCAGCATCTCGCGGCCGAACTGGTGATCCGTATGGACCCGAAACTCAAACGCCCGGCCATCCCTGCCGTCTCCCTCTCCACCGACAGCTCGATCCTCACGGCCGGGGCGAACGACATCGGGTACGACAACGTCTTCGCCCGATCCGTGGAGGCTCTCGGGCGCAAGGGCGATGTCCTTGTCGTCATCAGCACCAGCGGCAACTCCGAAAGTGTGAACCGGGCGCTGGCCCAGGCACGGTCTGCGGGGATGGCGACCATCGGACTGCTCGGCAAGGACGGCGGGAAGACGCGCGAACTCGTGGACGTCGCCATCATCGTCCCCTCCCAGGACACCCAGCGCATCCAGGAGGGGCACATCACGATCGGGCATATCCTGTGCAGCTTGCTCGAACGGGAGATGTATAGCTGA
- a CDS encoding undecaprenyl-phosphate glucose phosphotransferase, whose amino-acid sequence MWVPLLAACTDAVAIELAFILAYGIRFHTSFFESFGFVMDEAPPLSGYLAGSLFVILVWLAIFRSRRMYRARRNANLSDEVFNIIRVVTFGMLIVMSATFFYRAFSFSRIVFGLVWGFSIVGITIGRMAIQWAERRSYREGRHLQSAIIIGNGRLAEQVYGRLHRHGSFGFDIAGYFAEAPAPPGSRLASAPCLGTVADAPGFIREHGIRLAFIALTSRDQPRLFTLISECEGVNIEFMLVPDMLDVLTSQVRVRDLERIPFLRVKTIPLGAFGQAVKRTFDIVVAGTILILLSPLIALIALAVRLTSPGPVLFRQQRIGLDGTEFAMLKFRSMVPGAEKFDAQAGLGIRNDPRRTPIGKLLRRFSLDELPQLWNVVRGDMSLVGPRPERTHIVQEFGQSIPRYLDRHRVKTGVTGWAQVNGLRGDTSIEERIKFDLYYIENWSIAFDIRILLRTLRAALTFKEQE is encoded by the coding sequence GTGTGGGTGCCGCTCCTGGCGGCATGCACGGACGCGGTGGCGATCGAGCTTGCCTTCATCCTCGCCTACGGGATCCGCTTCCACACGTCGTTCTTCGAGTCGTTTGGCTTCGTCATGGACGAGGCCCCGCCGCTCTCCGGCTATCTCGCCGGTTCGTTGTTCGTCATCCTTGTCTGGCTCGCGATCTTCCGCTCACGGCGCATGTACCGCGCACGCCGGAACGCCAACCTTTCCGATGAAGTGTTCAACATCATCCGGGTGGTGACGTTCGGCATGCTCATCGTGATGAGCGCCACGTTCTTCTACCGCGCCTTCTCGTTTTCGCGCATCGTCTTCGGGCTCGTCTGGGGCTTCTCCATCGTCGGGATCACGATCGGGCGCATGGCGATCCAATGGGCGGAGCGCCGCTCCTACCGGGAAGGCCGTCATCTCCAATCCGCCATCATCATCGGCAACGGCAGACTCGCCGAACAGGTCTATGGCCGCCTGCATCGCCACGGTTCGTTCGGCTTCGATATCGCCGGGTATTTTGCGGAAGCTCCCGCACCCCCGGGAAGCCGGCTTGCCTCCGCCCCATGCCTCGGCACGGTGGCCGATGCCCCGGGATTCATCAGAGAGCATGGCATCCGCCTGGCGTTCATCGCGCTCACCTCACGCGACCAACCACGCCTGTTCACGCTCATCAGCGAGTGTGAAGGTGTGAACATCGAATTCATGCTCGTGCCGGACATGCTGGACGTGCTCACAAGCCAGGTGCGGGTGCGCGATCTGGAAAGGATCCCCTTCCTGCGCGTGAAGACCATCCCCCTCGGCGCCTTCGGCCAGGCAGTGAAGCGCACCTTTGATATCGTTGTGGCTGGAACGATCCTGATCCTCCTCTCCCCTCTGATCGCCCTCATCGCCCTGGCGGTGCGGCTCACCTCACCGGGGCCTGTGCTGTTCCGGCAACAGCGGATCGGACTCGACGGAACGGAGTTCGCCATGCTCAAATTCCGTTCCATGGTGCCGGGGGCGGAGAAGTTCGATGCGCAGGCGGGACTCGGGATACGGAACGATCCGCGCCGGACACCGATCGGCAAACTGCTGCGCCGGTTCAGTCTGGATGAACTCCCGCAGCTCTGGAACGTGGTCCGCGGCGATATGAGCCTCGTCGGGCCGCGCCCGGAACGCACCCACATCGTGCAGGAGTTCGGACAGAGCATCCCCCGGTATCTCGACCGTCACCGCGTGAAGACCGGCGTCACCGGGTGGGCGCAGGTGAACGGGCTCCGTGGCGACACCTCCATAGAAGAGCGCATCAAATTCGACCTGTACTACATCGAGAACTGGTCGATCGCCTTCGACATCAGGATCCTGCTGCGCACATTGCGCGCAGCGTTGACATTCAAGGAGCAGGAATAG
- a CDS encoding MotA/TolQ/ExbB proton channel family protein yields the protein MDLYDMMQKGGVLMWPILLCALLVVYVLIDRMLVLRRARMDAAQFMLKLKSIYRHADVNAVLSYCSQKEAPIVSVVRRGMSKLSEGDVKIREAMEGAGREELYRLERRLTMLASISGVAPMLGFLGAVIGMVKAFQAIEGQAAGQLTAALPGGGIYEALLAMGFGLCVGIVALLGYNLLLARIGRIAHDMEITSGEFLDMLGQGPAGFQATVTPGEDSPALSRPALVTEPEFFRRKVT from the coding sequence ATGGATCTGTATGATATGATGCAAAAGGGGGGTGTGCTCATGTGGCCCATCCTCCTTTGTGCGTTGCTTGTCGTCTACGTGCTCATCGACCGCATGCTCGTGCTGCGCCGCGCCCGTATGGATGCGGCGCAGTTCATGCTCAAGCTCAAGAGCATCTACCGTCATGCCGATGTGAACGCGGTCCTTTCCTACTGTAGCCAGAAGGAAGCGCCCATCGTCTCCGTCGTGCGCCGCGGGATGTCGAAGCTGAGCGAAGGTGATGTCAAGATCCGCGAAGCCATGGAAGGTGCGGGGCGGGAGGAACTGTATCGTCTCGAACGGCGCCTCACCATGCTTGCGAGCATCAGCGGTGTCGCACCGATGCTCGGCTTCCTCGGTGCTGTGATCGGCATGGTGAAGGCCTTCCAGGCGATCGAAGGCCAGGCGGCCGGACAGCTCACTGCTGCTCTCCCCGGTGGCGGCATCTACGAAGCGCTGCTCGCCATGGGCTTCGGCCTGTGCGTCGGCATCGTCGCACTTCTTGGCTACAATCTCCTCCTTGCACGTATCGGACGCATCGCGCACGACATGGAGATCACGTCCGGCGAGTTCCTGGACATGCTGGGTCAGGGGCCGGCGGGGTTCCAGGCAACGGTGACGCCGGGGGAGGACAGCCCTGCACTCTCGCGCCCTGCCCTCGTAACTGAACCGGAATTCTTCCGGCGCAAAGTGACATGA
- a CDS encoding SPOR domain-containing protein has protein sequence MPRFNLKDEAAGAEPITPDTGKSPAAPTLREVGGGGGSVSPLILVLLALVILAAGVFALNYFKVIHLWGKKAPVVTETLPEPDLPSAVNEQAATPPAESLPLPGTTPEPAPATKAAPAPARNLSVVPTGTGKFTVQFSAWTSKAKAEDQAARFVEGGYEAYVDQAQGWYRVRVGSFDTRAQAHETLAKLQNMTEDEVYVSKQR, from the coding sequence ATGCCACGGTTCAATCTGAAGGATGAAGCAGCCGGCGCAGAACCGATCACGCCGGACACCGGGAAGTCCCCGGCAGCCCCGACGTTGCGCGAGGTCGGCGGTGGAGGGGGATCCGTTTCGCCTCTCATCCTTGTCCTGCTCGCTCTCGTGATCCTCGCCGCAGGCGTCTTCGCGCTGAACTACTTCAAGGTCATCCATCTGTGGGGAAAGAAAGCTCCCGTTGTCACGGAGACGCTGCCGGAGCCCGATCTTCCGAGTGCAGTCAACGAGCAGGCTGCGACACCGCCGGCAGAGAGCCTCCCGCTTCCCGGCACGACGCCTGAACCCGCACCGGCAACGAAAGCAGCGCCAGCTCCTGCACGAAATCTGAGCGTTGTACCGACCGGTACCGGCAAATTTACGGTCCAGTTCTCCGCATGGACCTCAAAGGCGAAAGCGGAAGACCAGGCTGCGAGGTTCGTTGAGGGCGGGTATGAAGCCTATGTCGATCAGGCACAGGGTTGGTACCGCGTGCGTGTGGGCAGCTTTGATACGCGTGCCCAGGCACACGAAACGCTTGCCAAGTTGCAGAACATGACGGAAGACGAGGTGTACGTCTCAAAGCAGCGCTGA
- the holA gene encoding DNA polymerase III subunit delta, with protein MAKGGPTYADLLAALKKKSFLPVYLLHGEEDFLLESALHAVLDAVLPADLRSLNLDVVDCGDVDGRDIVARAASFPMMGDTRVVIAKNIDRMVVQDLEQLTGYVEAPSASTVLILAGKKADLRRKPFSTLHARGAAFEFAPVRDSSIASWITGRVASYGATIDDNAADLLSAYIGVSLREVDSEITKLLTFLGDRKHVTATDVADVVGFSREFTIFQLQESIGRGDVRRAITIMDHMLNDGQALPYFIVMLTGYFSSLWRLHHLVASREKREPSEFPKAWNWKKDEFLAAMRLFPPRSIERAFRIMAETEFASRQTGGADQRDLLHGMVVQIMEGLPPST; from the coding sequence ATGGCGAAAGGCGGGCCGACATACGCGGACCTGCTTGCCGCACTCAAGAAGAAGTCCTTTCTCCCCGTGTACCTGCTGCACGGGGAGGAGGATTTTTTGCTTGAGAGTGCTCTCCATGCCGTTCTCGATGCCGTGTTGCCTGCCGACCTCCGGTCGCTGAATCTCGATGTCGTGGATTGCGGTGACGTTGACGGCCGTGACATCGTTGCGCGTGCTGCCTCGTTCCCGATGATGGGCGATACGCGCGTGGTGATCGCGAAGAACATCGACCGGATGGTGGTGCAGGACCTCGAGCAGCTCACGGGCTACGTCGAAGCCCCATCCGCATCCACGGTCCTGATCCTGGCAGGGAAGAAGGCGGACCTCCGGCGGAAGCCGTTCTCCACGCTCCATGCCCGCGGTGCGGCATTCGAGTTCGCACCGGTGCGTGATTCTTCCATCGCGTCATGGATCACCGGCCGCGTGGCCAGCTACGGCGCAACCATCGATGATAATGCCGCGGATCTTCTGTCGGCGTACATCGGTGTCTCCTTGCGCGAGGTTGACAGCGAGATCACGAAGCTGCTCACGTTCCTCGGCGACCGGAAACATGTCACTGCCACCGACGTGGCGGATGTCGTCGGCTTCTCGCGTGAGTTCACCATCTTCCAGCTCCAGGAAAGCATCGGCCGGGGAGATGTCCGGCGTGCCATCACGATCATGGATCACATGCTCAACGATGGGCAGGCACTGCCGTATTTCATCGTCATGCTCACGGGGTATTTTTCCTCACTCTGGCGGCTCCACCACCTCGTCGCCTCCCGGGAGAAGCGCGAACCGTCCGAGTTTCCCAAGGCCTGGAACTGGAAAAAAGACGAATTTCTGGCTGCAATGCGCCTTTTTCCGCCCCGGTCGATCGAACGGGCGTTCCGGATCATGGCGGAAACAGAGTTCGCGTCACGCCAGACGGGGGGGGCGGACCAGCGCGACCTCCTGCACGGCATGGTGGTCCAGATCATGGAAGGCCTTCCCCCCTCAACTTGA
- a CDS encoding peptidylprolyl isomerase: MTVEQAGAQSAAPESKEIVVIETSLGTFEAEMYRADAPKTVENFVRLAEKKYFNGIIFHRVSKGFVIQGGDPTGTGSGGKSIYGGEFADELNPQTPSYKAGYLKGVLAMANRGPNTNTSQFFVMLQDVPRMPKNYTIFGKVIKGIEVVEKIGEVDITPQMGARDGKPKVDVVIKSVTVRHEPFGAPAKK, from the coding sequence ATGACGGTTGAACAGGCGGGCGCACAGAGCGCCGCTCCCGAGAGCAAGGAGATCGTGGTGATCGAGACCTCGCTCGGAACATTCGAAGCCGAAATGTACCGCGCGGATGCGCCGAAGACGGTCGAGAACTTCGTCCGCCTCGCGGAGAAGAAGTATTTCAACGGCATCATCTTCCACCGCGTCTCGAAGGGTTTCGTGATCCAGGGCGGCGATCCGACGGGTACGGGTTCCGGCGGCAAGAGCATCTATGGCGGTGAATTCGCCGATGAACTGAATCCGCAGACGCCGTCGTACAAGGCCGGCTATCTGAAGGGCGTATTGGCGATGGCGAACCGCGGCCCGAACACGAACACCAGCCAGTTCTTCGTGATGCTGCAGGATGTGCCGCGCATGCCGAAGAACTACACGATCTTTGGCAAGGTCATCAAGGGCATCGAGGTCGTGGAGAAGATCGGTGAGGTCGATATCACGCCGCAGATGGGCGCACGCGACGGCAAACCGAAGGTGGATGTCGTCATCAAGAGCGTCACCGTCCGGCACGAACCGTTCGGCGCACCCGCGAAGAAATAA